From a region of the Tiliqua scincoides isolate rTilSci1 chromosome 4, rTilSci1.hap2, whole genome shotgun sequence genome:
- the OPLAH gene encoding 5-oxoprolinase, whose translation MAERAPGKFHFAIDRGGTFTDVFARCPGGKVRVLKLLSEDPASYRDAPTEGIRRVLEEECGVPFPKERPLDASLIAGIRMGTTVATNALLERRGARLALLITRGFRDLLHIGTQARPRIFDLAVSVPEVLYEAVLEVDERLVLSQEGCRLFDSAQPVTGLTGESLVVQRPVDLEALRGPLERLLAQGICSLAVVLLHSYMWPEHERQVGELAQKLGFQQVSLSSEVMPMVRAVPRGYTACADAYLTPCIRHYLDSFRAGFESQLQGVPVMFMRSDGGLTPMEAFSGSRAILSGPAGGVVGYAVTTYCRTEGQPIIGFDMGGTSTDVSRYAGDYEHVFEATTAGISIQAPQLDINTVAAGGGSRLFFRSGLFVVGPESAGAHPGPACYRKGGPPTVTDANLCLGRLLPDYFPCIFGPNEDQPLSREATQQAFQELTAHVNAFQGAGSALSPEEVAMGFIRVANEAMCRPIRALTQARGHDASHHVLACFGGAGGQHACAVARALGMSKVFIHKYSGILSAYGLALADVVQEAQEPCSLEYGPQSYALLDERVAALEKECVQALEAQGFPRSQINTEAFLHMRYKRTDCALMCSAKGHPATPDSCRSGNFGAAFAARYLQEFGFTIPSRAILVDDVRVRGTASSGLGQEEPVSASRGPPRLEMVSRCYFEDRYLETSVYLLEDLTWGHSIPGPSIIIDKNSTILVEPGCTASVTRLGDICIVVGSGAEHPVSPQVDPVQLSIFSHRFMSIAEQMGRILQRTAISTNIKERLDFSCALFGPEGGLVSNAPHIPVHLGAMQETVQFQIKNLGCDLHERDVILSNHPCAGGSHLPDLTVITPVFWPGKPRPVFFVASRGHHADIGGITPGSMPPNSRSLQEEGATFISFKLVKDGVFQEEAVTEALMAPGHVPGSSGTRNLHDNLSDLRAQVAANQKGIQLVNELIGQYGLEVVQAYMAHIQANAELSVKEMLRDMAVRLGEPGRPLVLEAEDFMDDGSPIRLKVTVDPQEGNAVFDFSGSGHEVYGNCNAPRAITLSALIYCLRCMVGQDIPLNQGCLAPIKVIIPKGSLLDPSLGAAVVGGNVLTSQRVVDVIFHAFEACAASQGCMNNVTFGNERVGYYETVAGGSGAGPHWHGRSGVHTHMTNTRITDPEILEKRYPVLLKCFELARGTGGAGQFRGGDGVRRELQFREEMVLSVLSERRAFRPYGLRGGEPGFPGLNLLVRQDGRIINLGGKTSVEVFPGDTFCLQTPGGGGFGLPTEPPQPLLPASSQPFLERGSLYDYRLAQEMA comes from the exons ATGGCCGAGCGCGCCCCGGGCAAGTTCCACTTCGCCATCGACCGCGGCGGCACCTTCACCGACGTCTTCGCCCGCTGCCCCGGCGGGAAGGTGCGCGTGCTGAAGCTGCTCTCCGAGGACCCAGCCAGCTACCGCGACGCGCCCACCGAGGGCATCCGCCGCGTCCTGGAGGAG GAGTGCGGCGTGCCCTTTCCGAAGGAGCGGCCGTTGGACGCGTCGCTCATCGCCGGCATCCGCATGGGCACCACGGTGGCCACCAACGCGCTGCTGGAGCGGAGGGGCGCGCGCCTGGCGCTGCTCATCACCCGCGGCTTCCGCGACCTGCTGCACATCGGCACCCAGGCCCGGCCCCGCATCTTCGACCTG GCAGTGTCGGTGCCAGAGGTGCTGTATGAGGCTGTCCTGGAAGTGGATGAGCGCCTGGTCCTGAGTCAGGAGGGGTGCCGGCTCTTTGACTCAGCCCAGCCAGTCACAG GCTTGACAGGGGAATCCTTGGTGGTGCAGAGACCTGTGGACCTGGAGGCCTTGCGGGGACCACTGGAGAGGCTGTTGGCACAGGGCATCTGCAGCTTGGCTGTGGTGCTTCTGCATTCCTACAT GTGGCCAGAGCACGAACGGCAGGTGGGGGAGCTGGCCCAGAAGCTGGGCTTTCAGCAGGTGTCGCTCTCCTCCGAGGTGATGCCCATGGTGCGGGCTGTACCCCGTGGCTACACGGCTTGCGCAGATGCCTACCTCACTCCTTGCATTCGCCATTATCTTGACAGTTTCCGAGCCGGCTTTGAGTCCCAGCTCCAG GGCGTGCCGGTCATGTTCATGCGCTCTGACGGTGGCCTCACGCCCATGGAGGCTTTCAGTGGTTCACGTGCCATCCTGTCAGGCCCTGCAGGGGGAGTCGTGGGCTACGCAGTAACCACTTACTGCCGGACGGAGGGGCAGCCCATCATTGGCTTCGACATGGGAG GTACCTCCACAGATGTGAGCCGCTATGCCGGGGACTACGAGCACGTTTTTGAGGCAACCACGGCTGGAATCAGCATCCAGGCCCCTCAGCTGGACATTAACACAGTGGCTGCTGGTGGTGGCTCCCGGCTCTTCTTCAG GTCTGGGCTCTTTGTCGTTGGCCCTGAGTCCGCAGGGGCCCACCCTGGCCCTGCTTGCTACCGGAAGG GGGGGCCCCCGACAGTGACTGACGCCAACCTGTGCCTTGGCCGCCTTCTGCCTGACTACTTCCCTTGCATCTTTGGGCCCAACGAAGACCAGCCGCTCTCGCGGGAAGCCACTCAACAGGCGTTCCAGGAGCTCACTGCACACGTCAACGCCTTCCAGGGCGCTGGCTCGGCCCTCAGCCCGGAGGAGGTAGCCATGGGCTTCATCCGGGTGGCCAACGAAGCCATGTGTAGACCCATCCGAGCCTTGACCCAG GCACGAGGCCACGATGCATCGCACCACGTGCTGGCCTGTtttggtggtgctgggggacagCATGCATGTGCTGTTGCTCGGGCCTTGGGCATGAGCAAGGTCTTCATCCACAA GTACAGCGGGATCCTGTCTGCCTACGGGCTGGCTCTGGCAGATGTGGtgcaggaggcccaggagccctgCTCCTTGGAATATGGGCCCCAGTCCTACGCCCTGCTGGACGAGAGGGTGGCTGCTCTGGAGAAGGAGTGTGTGCAGGCCTTGGAGGCGCAGGGCTTTCCCAG ATCCCAGATCAACACAGAGGCCTTCCTACACATGCGCTACAAGCGGACAGACTGTGCCCTGATGTGCTCTGCCAAGGGCCACCCGGCCACCCCCGATTCCTGCCGCAGTGGCAACTTCGGAGCTGCCTTTGCTGCCAG GTATCTGCAGGAGTTCGGTTTCACCATCCCCAGCCGGGCCATCCTGGTGGATGATGTACGGGTGAGGGGCACGGCCAGTTCTGGACTGGGCCAGGAGGAACCAGTCTCGGCCAGCAGGGGACCCCCCCGCCTGGAAATG GTGTCTCGCTGTTATTTTGAAGACCGCTACCTGGAGACCAGCGTCTACCTCCTGGAGGACCTCACTTGGGGCCACTCTATCCCGGGCCCCAGCATCATCATTGATAAGAACAG CACCATTCTGGTGGAGCCGGGCTGCACAGCATCAGTGACCCGCCTTGGGGACATCTGCATCGTCGTGGGATCTGGGGCTGAGCACCCAGTCAGCCCCCAGGTCGACCCCGTCCAGCTCTCCATCTTCTCCCATCGTTTCATGAGCATCGCAG AGCAGATGGGACGCATCCTGCAGCGCACAGCAATCTCCACCAACATTAAGGAAAGGCTGGACTTCTCTTGCGCACTCTTTGGACCTGAGGGTGGGCTAGTGTCCAATGCGCCCCACATTCCTGTCCATCTGGGGGCTATGCAGGAGACGGTTCAGTTTCAG ATCAAGAATCTGGGCTGTGATCTCCACGAGAGAGATGTGATCCTGAGCAATCACCCATGTGCTGGTGGCAGTCACCTGCCTGACCTGACAGTCATCACCCCG GTGTTCTGGCCAGGGAAGCCTCGACCCGTCTTCTTTGTGGCCAGTAGGGGGCACCACGCAGACATCGGGGGCATCACGCCTGGCTCCATGCCCCCCAACTCCCGTTCCCTCCAGGAGGAGGGTGCCACCTTCATTTCCTTCAAGCTGGTCAAGGATGGAGTCTTTCAGGAGGAGG CGGTCACCGAAGCCCTGATGGCACCTGGGcacgtccctggcagcagtggcacccgCAATCTCCACGACAATCTGTCTGATCTGCGCGCTCAGGTGGCAGCCAATCAGAAGGGGATCCAGTTGGTGAATGAACTGATTGGTCAGTACGGGTTGGAAGTGGTGCAGGCTTACATGGCGCACATCCAG GCGAATGcggagctgtctgtgaaagagatGTTGCGGGACATGGCCGTGCGCCTGGGGGAGCCTGGACGCCCCCTGGTGCTCGAGGCTGAGGACTTCATGGATGACGGTTCTCCCATTCGCTTGAAGGTGACGGTGGATCCTCAGGAG GGCAATGCTGTCTTTGATTTTTCCGGATCTGGCCACGAGGTGTATGGGAACTGCAACGCTCCTCGAGCCATCACCCTCTCGGCCCTTATCTACTGCTTACGCTGCATGGTGGGGCAGGACATCCCGCTGAACCAG gGCTGCCTGGCCCCGATAAAGGTCATCATCCCCAAGGGCTCCCTCCTGGATCCCTCCCTGGGCgctgcagtggtggggggcaaCGTGCTCACCTCACAGAGGGTGGTGGACGTCATCTTCCACGCATTTGAGGCCTGTGCAGCATCTCAG GGCTGCATGAACAATGTCACCTTTGGGAACGAGCGGGTTGGCTACTACGAGACTGTTGCGGGGGGTTCTGGGGCAGGTCCCCATTGGCATGGGCGCAGTGGGGTGCACACCCACATGACCAACACCCGCATCACTGACCCGGAGATCTTGGAGAAGCG GTACCCTGTGCTCCTGAAGTGCTTTGAACTGGCCCGAGGCACCGGCGGCGCTGGGCAGTTCCGAGGCGGGGACGGAGTGCGGCGGGAGCTGCAGTTCCGGGAGGAGATGGTGCTGTCAGTGCTGAGTGAGCGGCGGGCCTTCCGGCCATACGGCCTGCGAG GTGGCGAGCCTGGCTTTCCGGGGCTGAACCTGCTTGTCCGCCAGGATGGTCGGATCATCAACCTGGGAGGGAAGACATCCGTGGAAGTGTTTCCTGGG GACACCTTCTGCCTGCAGACCCCTGGGGGAGGTGGCTTTGGGCTGCCTACAGAGCCCCCCCAGCCTCTGCTACCTGCCAGCAGCCAGCCCTTCCTGGAGCGAGGAAGCCTTTATGACTACCGCCTGGCCCAGGAGATGGCGTAA